From the genome of Malus sylvestris chromosome 6, drMalSylv7.2, whole genome shotgun sequence, one region includes:
- the LOC126626472 gene encoding uncharacterized protein LOC126626472 has translation MAEKVVAEKYHQLEPATGHSGGDHEASATMQSEELKRQKRIKMYKYIGIFIVFQIVVMSVFGMTVMKVKSPKIRLGNIYVQSLNSVPAAPSFDMSFVTQIRVRNLNWGTYKFNAGMATFMYQGVPVGQVAIPNSKVGMRSTKKIDVVVSVNSAALPSNSALGSELSNGLLMLSSQAKLSGKVTLMMIMKKNKSAEMGCSMVFNLAAKSVQNLDCN, from the coding sequence ATGGCTGAGAAAGTAGTAGCTGAGAAATACCACCAATTGGAACCAGCAACTGGGCACTCCGGAGGTGATCATGAAGCTTCAGCCACGATGCAATCCGAGGAGCTCAAACGCCAGAAGAGAATTAAGATGTACAAATACATTGGCATTTTCATCGTCTTTCAAATCGTAGTCATGAGCGTTTTTGGTATGACTGTGATGAAAGTTAAGTCCCCAAAAATCAGGTTGGGCAACATCTATGTCCAAAGTCTCAACTCCGTCCCGGCGGCACCTTCATTCGACATGAGCTTCGTAACGCAAATCAGAGTCAGGAACTTAAACTGGGGTACCTATAAGTTTAATGCCGGCATGGCCACGTTTATGTACCAAGGTGTGCCCGTTGGGCAAGTTGCTATTCCGAATAGCAAAGTTGGAATGCGGTCCACGAAAAAAATTGATGTTGTGGTGAGTGTGAATTCTGCAGCATTGCCGAGCAACTCCGCTCTTGGAAGTGAGCTGAGCAATGGGCTGCTGATGTTGAGCAGTCAAGCCAAGTTGAGTGGAAAGGTTACGTTGATGATGATcatgaagaaaaacaaatctgCTGAAATGGGCTGCTCTATGGTGTTTAATTTGGCAGCAAAGTCTGTCCAAAATTTGGATTGTAACTGA
- the LOC126626474 gene encoding uncharacterized protein LOC126626474 codes for MAEKTNQGYPLAPANGYTRSDAESLQSADELKRKKRIKLAIYIGIFIVFQIMVITALSLTVMKVKTPKVRLGDINVQNLNSVPATPSFDTKFTTQIKVKNTNFGQYKYDAAIITFLYQGATVGQVSIPKGKAGMLSTKNVDVEVSLSSSALSSSSLGSELSSGVLTLNSAATLTGKVELMFIMKKKKSSTMDCTIAFDLSSKTLQSLKCK; via the coding sequence ATGGCTGAGAAAACCAACCAGGGCTATCCCTTGGCACCAGCAAATGGTTACACAAGAAGTGATGCGGAGTCTTTGCAATCAGCCGATGAGCTGAAACGCAAGAAGAGAATCAAGTTGGCCATTTATATTGGTATTTTCATTGTGTTTCAGATCATGGTCATAACCGCGTTGAGTCTTACTGTTATGAAAGTTAAGACACCAAAGGTCAGGCTAGGTGACATCAACGTCCAAAACCTCAACTCTGTCCCAGCGACACCTTCGTTCGACACTAAATTcacaactcaaatcaaagtcaAGAACACAAATTTTGGTCAATACAAGTATGATGCTGCAATTATCACGTTTTTGTACCAAGGTGCGACTGTCGGGCAAGTTTCTATTCCCAAGGGCAAGGCTGGAATGCTTTCCACCAAAAACGTTGACGTCGAGGTGAGCTTGAGTTCAAGTGCATTGAGCAGTTCCAGTCTTGGCAGTGAATTGAGCAGCGGGGTATTGACACTCAACAGCGCGGCTACGTTGACTGGAAAGGTTGAATTGATGTTtatcatgaagaagaagaagtcttcCACCATGGACTGCACCATTGCATTTGATCTGTCAtccaaaacgctccaaagtttaAAATGCAAGTGA